A stretch of DNA from Roseovarius sp. M141:
ATCGGACCAATGGGAAACCCGATATCGCTGCGCCCCAGGTCGGGCGCATAGAGGCGCGAGACATTGCCGTCGAAATACAGCGCCTGAGGCAGGCCCAGATGATCGCGGAAAAACCGACCGAAGGTGTGGAAATTCACCGGATCGGTCGAAATCACGAACACCGCCCGCGTGCCGTCCGCCGTGGTGCCCACCCCGTTGCGAACATACAGACTGTCGCTGTCTGTCAGGAAACGCGGATGCAGCGCGCCGTCAATCACCAGCATCGGCCCCGATTGCGTGGCATGGCGGCACGCCGGGGCCTCATCCACATAGCGCAGCGTCTCGAACACATCGGCGCGGCCCTCGCGGATGCACAGCACACCGTTGGGCAGCAGGCCGAAATTCCCCGGCCCCTCCTGCGTGACGATGCCCGCTGCCTCCTGCCCGTCCTCGATATAGAGACCCACAGGCCGACGATCAGAATGGTACATGCCCGCGTTCATGCCGAAATCCAGCGCCAGCCCGTCCTTGCCCAGCATCCCATTGACCGCGCTGAAGCTGCCCAGCGTCTTGCCAGTGTCAGGGTCATTCAGGAACACGCGCAGATCGCCCCGGGTCATGTCCACTTCGCAGATGGAATAACGTGCATTCTCGAACTGATCGTTGCGGCATTCTGCCGCCCACAACTGGACCGGAAACACCAGGGCCAGCATGGCCCAGAGCGGTGCCCTAATCCTCCAGGTCACGGCGAACCTCGCCTTGCGCGAACAGGCGGCGCGTCTCGTCCATCTGATCGAACGTGCTGTCCAGCCGGAACCGCAGGTCGGGCGCGTATTTCAGCCCCAGCTTTTTCGCGACGATGCGGCGCAGCTCGTGTTTGTTGCGGGCCAGCAGGCCGACCAGCTCATCCTGGCCCCGCCCGCCCAGCGGCATCACATAGGCCGTCGCGATCTTGAGGTCGGGCGACATGCGTACCTCGCCCACCGTCACCGACATGCGGGCAAGGTCCGCATCGTGGATATCGCCGCGCATCAGCACGTCGGCTAGCGTGCGGCGGACATTTTCGCCCACCTGTAGCTGTCGTTGCGTCGGGCCTGCGCCATCTGAAAACTTGTTCTTTGCCATGCCCATGCATTTAGTCCCTATACCGCCCTTTGCCAAGCCGTGATGCCCGCGCTATCAAGGCTGTGATTTTGAACGCTGCGATTTTCACGGAGGCGCGACATGACGACAGGACCGGGCATTGCAGTGACAGGCGCATCGGGCCGGATGGGCCGGATGTTGATCCAGACCATCCGCGATAGTGGCCGCGCCCATCTGGTCGGTGCGGTCGAGCGGCCCGGCCACGCGTGGATCGGGCAGGACGTCGGCACGGCGATGGGCGGCGCGCCGCTGGGCGTGACGGTGACAGGCGACGCGCTGGAGGCGTTCGCGCCCGCGCAGGCCATCATCGATTTCACCGCCCCCAGCGCCACACTTGCCTTTGCCAAGCTGGCCGCGCAGGCCCGCGCCGTGCATGTCATCGGCACGACCGGGTTTTGCGATGAGGAGCTGGAGTCGCTGAAACCCGCCGCGCGCCATTCGGTGCAGGTGCGCGCCGGGAACATGAGCCTTGGGGTCAACCTGCTGACCCTGCTGACCCAAAAGGTCGCACACGCACTGGACGAGGATTTCGACATCGAAATCGTCGAGGCACACCACAATCAAAAGGTCGACGCCCCGTCCGGCACCGCCCTGATGCTGGGCGACGCTGCGGCCACCGGGCGCGGCGTGGCATTGGACCGTGTCGCCGACAGCGCCCGCGACGGCATCACCGGCCCGCGCGAGCGGGGGCATATCGGGTTCAGCGCCATTCGCGGTGGCGACATCGTGGGCGAACATGACGTGATTTTCGCCGCCGCGGGCGAGCGGATCGTGCTACGCCACATCGCCACCGACCGCGCCGTGTTCGCGCGCGGCGCGCTCAAGGCCGCGCTCTGGGGTCAGGGGCGCGATCCGGGCGCGTATGACATGCTGGACGTGCTGGGGCTGGGCGACGGCTAACTGCGCGCCGTGCGCATGTCAGCATTGCATTATCACAGCTTGAAGTTGCGGGTAGATCTTCGCATGAAACCCAAAATCCTCACCACGCTGGCCAACTATGACCGCCAGCAATTCACCAGCGATCTGATCGCCGGGTTGACCGTGGCCATGGTGGCGCTGCCACTCAGCCTTGCCATCGCCATCGCGTCGGGGGCGGGGCCGGAAAAGGGGCTGGTGACCGCCATCGTCGGCGGCCTTCTGATTTCGCTGCTGGGCGGCAGCCGGGTGCAGATCGGCGGGCCGACCGGCGCGTTCATCGTTGTCGTGTTCGGCGTCATCCAGCAATACGGGTATGACGGGCTGGTCCTTGCCACCTTCATGGCCGGGATCATCATGCTGGTTGCGGGGTATCTGCGGGCGGGTAACCTTGTCGCTTATGTGCCCGAGGCGGTGATCAACGGCTTCACCATCGGGATCGGCGTCATCATCGCGACCAGCCAGCTGAGCGATCTGTTCGGGCTGTCCATCGCCGAAATCCCGGCGGAATTCATTGCCAAGACACAGGCGCTTTGGGCTGCGCGGGACACGCTGAACATCACCGCACTGGGGATCGGGCTGGCGACGATGGCAATGATCGTCGCGCTGCGCCGCCTTGCGCCGAAATTTCCCGGCCTGATCGTCGCCGTGGGCGTGACATCGGCCATCGTCGCCATCGCCATGCTGCCGGTCGATACGATCTTTTCCCGCTTTGGCGCCCTGCCCGGCGCGCTGCCCATGCCGCAGATGCCCGACATCAGCCTTGAGCGGATGATCGAACTGCTGCCCTCCGCGTTTGTCATCGCCTTCCTCGCCAGTATCGAATCGCTTCTGTCGGCGATGGTCGCGGACAAGATGATCGGCGGCCAGCACAGGCCGAACGCCGAAGTGCTGGCGCAGGGCTGCGCCAACATCGGTTCAGCCCTGTTCGGCGGTCTGCCCGCCACCGGAGCCATCGCCCGCACCGCGACAAACGTGCGCGCGGGTGGCAAGACGCCCGTGGCCGGCATCGTTGCCGCGCTGACAATCCTGCTGATCATGCTGCTGGCCGCGCCGCTGGCGGGCTATCTGGCGATGCCCGCGCTGGCCGGGCTGCTGATTCTGACCGCGTGGAACATGAGCGAGCCGCATAAGTGGCGCGGCTACATGCAGGGCCGTGTTTCGGATCGCGTGCTGCTGGTCCTGACGCTGGTGCTGACGGTGTTTGCGGATCTGACCATCGCCATCGGCGTGGGTGTGTCCGTCGGGCTGGCCCTGCGGTTGCGTCGGCGCAACGCCGACATGGAAAAGGACTGGACCCCGCCCGACCGCTGAGCCGGTGCCGTCGCTAGGCCCTGTTCCGCGTGACATGCGCCTCCATCGCCGCCAGCCCCTCGTCCAGCCCGCTGCGCCCGAACCCGATGCGGAACCGGTCCACCGGCGTCGCGCCCAGATCAGAGCGGTAGATCGTGCTGGGCAGGACCAGCACGCCCGCCTCCTCGACCAGCCTCCGGGCGAACTCCTCGACACCTTCGGCGCCCAGATAGCGCGGGTAACCCATGCAAGATCCGTCCGGGCGCGACCAGTCGAACAGATCGGGATGACGGGCAAAGAACGCGTCCCATTTCGGCAGGTTCTCGTCGACGATGGCATTGTTGCGCGCCAATATGCGGTCCCGCGCCTTTAGCGCGATGCGCGCCAGATGCTCGGACGGGCCGGAATTGCAGATCGACAGGTAGTGTTTCATCCGCTCCATACGGCTTAGGACATCGCGGTTCTGACATGCGATCCAGCCGATGCGCAGCCCCGGCAGGCCGTAGGATTTGGACATCACGCCAAGCGACAGCCCGCGTTCGTATTCGTCCGCAACAAAGGGCAGATGCCGGGCGCCCGATGGTCCCAGCCCATGGAAAATCTCGTCATGCAGGATCCAGATGCCATGATGGCGGCACAGATCTATCAGCGCGCAGTAGCGGTCCAGCGGCAGGATCGCTCCGGTCGGATTATGTGGAAAGTTGATCGTGACCAGCTTGGTGTTGGGGCGGATCGCGGCCTTGATCCGGTCGATATCCAGCGACCAGTTATCATCCGGGTCCAGCGGCACGCCCGTCGCCGCGCAGATCATACTGGGCAGGGTTTCGTGCGACTGGTAGTTGGGCGTCACCACGATGGCATGATCGCCGCGCTCCAGCAGCACGGAATTGGCGGCGAATATCCCCTCGCTCGCCCCGGCAAAGCACAGGATATCCTCCGGTGCGCGGCCCGCATAAATGTGCGCGATTTCAGCCCGCAGCGCAGGCGCGCCCCATGTTTCGGTATAGCCCAGCCACATGGTCTGGAATGCGTCGCGATCCGCGTCGCTGGCCATCTCCAGCAGGTCGGCCAGCGACATCGCCTCGGCGTCCGAGGCGGTCATGTGATGGCGGGCGCTGAACTCCCACTTGGCGAAATGGGTTTCCAGCCGAAAATCAGGGAGCTGCGTCATGTCGTGCCTCTTGGGGGCGTTCAATGCACCGACAAACCACATTCCATGGGGAAAGTCATGCGATAGGTCAGGACGCTGGGTTAGTCGCCGCGCGCCGTAGCGTGAAAATGATGGGTCGGGCCATGCCCGGCGCCGACACTCAGCAGATGGGCATAGGCGATTGCCTGCGTCACATATTCCTTGGCGCGTGCGACGGCAGCGGGCAACGTATGCCCGTGCCCCAGCTGGGCGGCGATAGCCGACGACAATGTGCAGCCGGTGCCGTGCGTGTTGCGGCTGTCGATGCGCTTTGATGTCATCCAATGCGCGCCCTGCGCCGACAGCAACAGATCGGGGCTGCTATCGCCCGCCAGATGCCCGCCCTTCAGCAAAACGGCAGGCGCACCCAGCGCCAGCAGAGCTTCGGCATGGGCGTGCATTTCGTTCTCATTCTGCGCCTCGGGAACGTCCAGCAGATCCCCCGCCTCCGGCAGGTTGGGTGTGATCAGCGCGGCCATGGGCAACAGGCGCTCGCACAGGGCGGCCACCGCATCGGTATGCAGCAGGCGGTCGCCGCCCTTGGCCACCATGACCGGGTCGATAACGATGGGCGCATCCAGCCCGGCGAGCGCATCCGCGACCACGCCGATGATCTCGGCATTGCCCAGCATCCCGATCTTGACCGCGTCGATGCGGATATCCTCGCGGATCGCGACGATCTGCGCGGACACCATGGCCGGATAGACCAGCTGCACCGCCTGCACGCCGCGCGTGTTCTGCGCGGTCAGCGCGGTCAGCGCGGCCATGGCATAGCCGCCATTGGCCGAAATCGCCTTGATGTCGGCCTGAATACCGGCTCCGCCTGACGGATCAGACCCGGCGATGGACAGGATATTGGGGATCATTTTACGCTCCATTCGTGGATCAGGGCGCGCGCTGCGGCTTGCATGTCCGGCGCGCGCGATATGGCGGAAACGACGGCGATGCCGGCCGCGCCCGCCTGCCGGATCGCGCCCGCATCGCCGGGTTTGATACCGCCGATTGCAACGCAAGGAAGCGGCGTGGCAGCAATGATCCGCGCCAGCCCGTCCATGCCGAGAGGCTGCGCCGCATCCGGCTTGGTCGCCGTGGCGCGCAAGGGGCCGACGCCCAGATAATCGACGCTGTTTGGCGCGATAGCGCCGAGTTGCGCCTGCATTTCGATCGACAGGCCCAGAGCCATATCCGGCCCGATCCGGGCGCGAATGGCGGCGATATCACCATCGCCCTGCCCCACATGCAGGCCGTCGGCGCCAACATCGATGGCCACCTGCACCCGGTCATTGATGACCAGCGCCGCGCCTGTCGCGCGGGTGATCTGCTGCACCTCGCGGGCTAGCGCGACCATCTCGGCATCGCTGGCATGTTTGTCGCGCAGTTGCACGATGCCGACACCTGCGGCGACGGCGGCGCGCACCTGATCAGGCACGGATGCGGGCGCATCGGGATCGGTGATGAAATAGACCGGACCCAGCCTCATGCTACGGTGATCCTCGCGCGCTTCGTCACGTCGGCAGGCGTCAGCGCGTAGAGAGCATCGATAAACGCCACCTGAAAGCTGGCCGGCCCCTTGGCCGCATCGCCTGCCATTTCACCGGCAACGGCATAGCTGGCCAGCGCGGCGACGGTCGCAGGTAGCGCGGGCTGATCCACCGCAAAGGCGACGACACCCCCGGTCAGCGAACAGCCCAGAGCGGTGATGCGCGGCATCAGCGCATGCCCCCCGGCAATGCGATACGCGGCATCGCCATCGGTGACGTAATCGACCGCGCCGGTGACCGCGACGACCCCACCGGTTTGGCGGGCCAACGTCTGCGCCGCGCCTGTCGCATTGCTGACGGTATCGGCGGTATCAGCACCCTTGCCCGCCGCATTGGCCCCTGCCAGCGCGATGATTTCGGAGGCGTTGCCGCGAATGATCGTCGGCTTCAGCGCCAGCAGGCGCGCACCGGCATCGCGGCGCAGGGCGGTGGCGCCGACGGCGACCGGGTCCAGCACCCACGGCTTGCCCGCCTGCGCCATGACGCGCGCGGCCTCCTCCATCGAGATCACCCAGTCGGGATCGAGCGTGCCGATATTGACGCTGAGAGCATCGGCCAGCCCAGCGAATTCGCCCGCTTCGCCTTGGGCATGAGCCATGGCCGGGCTGGCCCCGATCGCCAGCATGATATTGGCCATCACGTTCATCGCGACATAATTGGTGATGTTCTGCACCAGCGGTGCGCGGGCGCGCATCTGCGCCAGATAGTGCCCTGCGTCAATCATCATGGTCCCCCTTGGCCGCAGAGGGAAACATCGCTCCAAGGCGCCGATATGGCCCTGCCTGCGCTGCAACTTCCTCCGCCGGTATGATCCGGTTCAGGTTCGAAGGGTGCATCTCAGCCCTCGTCGCGGCGCCCCTGTTACTTGGGCCAAGATGAGCGCGCGATGCAGCGGCGTCAAGCCATCAGAAATCGATGGCGATGCCCTTCTTTTCCCAATCGCCGTAGCGCACGGCCTCGGGTCCGTCCTTGCGACCTCCCAGTTCCTTGGGCAACGCGCGGTCATCGGCGGCGGCGCGGCGCTGTTCTGCTTCGGCGAGGGCGCGGATGGCCTCAGGTGGCAAACTGGGTGGCAGATCGGGGCGGTCGGACATGGCAAGGGTTCCTTTTGGCGCTGCCCCTTGATATACGCCGCCGTCACCATTCAGCAAGGATTTGCCATGCCCCCGCCATCGCCGCGCGCCGCCGCCACCCGCCTGCTGGACCAGATCCTGGGCGAGCATCGCCAGATGGCGGACCTTCTGGCCACCGGCGCGCTGGATCGGCTGGAAGCGCCCGACCGCGCCCGCGCCCAGCGCCTTGCCACGCAAACGCTGCGCGGGATGGAGCGGGCCGACCGCGTGCTGGGCAAACATCTGCGCAAACCACCGCCCCTGCCGGTGATGAACATCCTGCGGCTGGGCACGGTCGAACTGTGCCTTGGCGGCGATGCGCATGGGGTGGTCAACGACTGCGTCGGGCTGGTCGCGGGCGACAAACGCTTTGTCCGGCTCAAGGGGCTGGTGAACGCCGTGCTGCGCAAGGTCGCCGCCGATGGGCCTGCCGAATGGGCCATCCTGCGCGTGCCGCATTTGCCCAAATGGCTGCGCGCCCCCCTGTCCGAGGCCTATGGCGCCAAGGCCGTCGCCGGGTTCGAGGCCGCGCATTTCGCAGCTGCGCCGCTGGACCTGACACCCAAGAGCGACGTGACCGAACTGGCGGATGCTGTGGGCGGCATTGTGCTGCCCACGGGGTCTGTGCGCGTGCATAATGCGGGGCAGGTCAGCGCATTGCCGGGCTATGACACCGGCGATTGGTGGGTGCAGGACGCCGCCGCCGCGATCCCGGCCCGCGCGCTGAGCGCGACCAAGGGCGAGGCGGTGCTGGACATGTGCGCCGCGCCGGGCGGCAAGACGCTGCAACTGGCGGCTACGGGCGCGAACGTCACCGCGCTGGATATCTCGGACGCGCGCATGGCGCGGGTGCGCGAAAACCTTGCGCGCACCGGGCTGGAGGCCAGTCTGGTGACGGGTGACGCGCTGACACATCATGGCAGCTATGACGCGATCCTGCTGGACGCGCCCTGTTCGGCTACCGGCACGATCCGGCGCCACCCCGACCTGCCCCATGCGCGCGACGGCTCGGAAATCGGCGATCTGATCGCGCTTCAGGCGGCGATGCTGGACCGCGCGCTGGGCCTGCTGAAACCCGGTGGGCGGCTGGTCTATTGCACCTGCTCGCTGCTGCCGGACGAGGGCGAATGTCAGGTGGACGACGCGCTGCTGCGCCATCCGGGTCTGACGGTCGACCGCGACGCGCTGAACATGCCCGGCATCGACCCCGACTGGATCACCGAAGAGGGCGGCTTGCGCCTGCGCCCCGATTATTGGGGCGATATCGGCGGCATGGACGGGTTTTACATCGCCGTGCTGCGCCCCTGACCCGCTTCGGCTAATTTTCGCAATCCTGCGGTGACTCGGCCTACGCTGCGCGATATGCTCTGCTGAAATGGCGCCGCAAAGAGCGCCCAAAGGCGAGGCGCATGGGATTTTCCGGCACATATCGGGCGAAATGGACGCATTGGGCGAACCGCGTCGCCGCGCGCCGTGCGGGGCGGACGAATCCCGCGACCGCCTTCGCGTCCTCGCCCGAGCCGCGTATGATCGGCAGCTTTGCCCGTGGGCGGCAACTGACGGCGGGCAATTTCATGTTCGCGGGCCACCTGCTGGAACGGCCCGGTGCCGCGATCTGGGATCTGGTCGCGCCCGATGCCGCGTTCGAGGCTGAAATGCACGGCTTTGCCTGGCTGGACGATCTGGCCGCCGTCGGCGATACCCCCGCACGCGCCTGTGCCCAAGGGTGGACCACCGGGTGGATCGCCCGCTACGGCGCCGGGCGCGGCCCCGGCTGGACGCCCGAGCTGACCGGGCGGCGCCTGATCCGCTGGATCAACCACGCGCTGTTCCTGCTGGGCGGACAGGACAAGGCGGCGTGGGACGTGTTCTATCGCGCGCTCGCGCAGCAGACGCTGTTTCTTAGCCAACGCTGGCACTCCACCGCCCCCGGCCTGCCCCGGATCGAGGCCCTGACCGGCCTGATCCATGCGGGCCTCGCGCTGGAGGGGATGCAGGGGCACGCGCCTGTCGCCGCAACTGCGCTGGGCCGCGAATGTGACGCGCATATCGGCGCAGAAGGGCTGCTGGCGACCCGCAACCCCGAGGAATTGCTGGACATCTTTACCCTGCTGACATGGGCCATCGCCGCGCTGGAGGATGCAGGCCAGACACCGCCCCTATCGTTGAGCGCCGCAACCGGGCGCATCGCTCCCACCTTGCGCACCCTGCGCCATGCCGATGGCGGACTGGCCCGCTTTCATGGCGGCGGGCACGGGCTGGAGGGGCGGTTGGATACCGCGCTGGCGGCCAGTGGCGTCAAGGGGCGGCAAAAGGACGGGCTGGCGATGGGCTATGCACGGCTGAGCGCCGGGCGCACCTCGGTCATTGTGGATGCGGCGCCGCCGCCTGCCGGGCCGGCCTCGGCAAACGCGCATGCTTCGACCTTGGCGTTCGAGCTGACATCGGGGCGTCGGCAGCTGATCGTCAACTGCGGATCAGGCGCCAGCTTTGGCGCCGAATGGCGGCGCGCCGGGCGCGCAACGCCGTCACACTCCACATTGGTGATCGCGGGCGACTCCAGCGCGCGGCTGGGCGAGGGTGCGCAGGCGGATTGGCTGGTCAGCGGCCCCTGCGATGTGCCCTCGCAGATGAGCCAGGCGTCCGATGGCCTGCGTTTTGAAGGGGGGCATGATGGCTATGCCGCTCGGTTCGGCCTGACCCATGCGCGCACCATCGAAATGACGTTCGACGGGCGCGGTGTCGCGGGCGAGGACATGCTGCTGGCGCTGTCGGACACGGATAAGCGCCGGTTTGACCGGGCGCTGGTTGCGGGGGCCATGCAGGGCGTGCCCTACCAGATCCACTTTCATCTCCACCCCGAGGTCGACGCCGCACTGGACATGGGCGGCGCCGCCGTATCGCTGGCCCTGCGCAGCGGTGAAATCTGGGTATTCCGCACCGACGCGCGGGCGCATATCACGCTGGAGCCGTCGGTGTATCTGGAAAAAACCCGGCTTAAGCCCCGTGCAAGCAAACAGATAGTTTTATCTGGCGCCGCGCTGGAGTATGCGGGCCGCATCAGATGGTCGCTGGCCAAGGCGCAGGATACCCCGATCAGCATTCGCGATCTGGCGCAGGACGCGCCGTACCTTGCGCCCGAAACCGGCTAAGACGTCAAACACGCAGGAAACCCTATGACCGATATCGTTCCCCTCCGCCGCGCCCTTTTGTCCGTGTCCGACAAGACCGGGCTGATCGATCTGGGCCGGGCCCTGTCAGAGCGCGGCGTCGAACTGCTCAGCACCGGCGGCAGCGCGAAAACGCTGCGCGATGCAGGGCTGGACGTGCGCGATGTGGCTGATGTGACAGGCTTTCCCGAGATGATGGACGGGCGGGTCAAAACGCTGCACCCTGCGGTGCATGGCGGCCTGCTGGCGCTGCGCGACAACGACGATCATGTGGCAGCGATGCAACAGCATGGCATCGCCGCGATCGATCTGCTGGTGGTGAACCTCTATCCGTTCGAATCCACCGTCGCGGCGGGTGCCGACTATGACACCTGCGTCGAGAATATCGACATCGGCGGCCCGGCGATGATTCGCGCCGCCGCGAAGAACCACGGCTTTGTGAATGTCGTCGTCGATGTCGAAGACTACGCAGCCCTGCTGGAGGAGATGGATGCGCATGACGGCGGCACCACGCTCGCCTTCCGCCAGAAAATGGCGATGACCGCGTATTCGCGCACCGCCTCGTATGATTCGGCGGTGTCCACGTGGATGGCCGCACAGCAGGGCGATACTGCTCCGCGTCGCCGCACGGTCGCGGGCACACTGGCGCAAAAGCTGCGCTACGGCGAAAACCCGCATCAGGGCGCGTCCTTCTACCTCGACGGCAGCGCCCGCCCCGGTGTGGCGACCGCGCTGCAGCTTCAGGGCAAGGCGCTGAGCTACAACAACATCAACGACACCGACGCGGCGTTCGAACTGGCCAGCGAATTCAGCCCGCAAGACGGCCCTGCCTGCGCGATCATCAAGCACGCCAACCCCTGCGGCGTGGCCCGCGCAACAACGCTGAAGGACGCCTATATGCGCGCCTTCGACTGCGACCGCACATCGGCCTTCGGCGGCATCATCGCACTGAACCAGCCGCTGGACGGCGCCACTGCCGAGGAGATAGTGCAGATCTTTACCGAGGTCGTCATCGCCCCCGGCGCGGACGACGATGCGCGCCGCATCTTCGAGGCCAAGAAGAACCTGCGCCTGCTGATTACCGAAGGCATGGCCGATCCGCGCGCCGCCGCCCAGACGATCCGGCAGGTATCGGGCGGATACCTGATGCAGGACAAGGATAACGGCCATCTGGAGGCGGGCAATCTGAAGGTCGTCACCAAACGCCAGCCGACGGAGGCCGAGATGGCCGACATGCTGTTCGCCTGGAAGGTTGCCAAGCACGTCAAATCCAACGCCATCGTCTACGTCAAGGATGGCGCAACCGTCGGCGTTGGTGCAGGCCAGATGAGCCGCGTCGACAGCTGCCGTATTGCCGCGCGCAAGTCGCAGGACATGGCAGATGCACTGGGCCTGCCCGCGCCGCTGACCCAGGGCAGCGTGGTGGCGTCGGATGCGTTCTTTCCCTTTGCCGACGGCCTGCTGACCGCAGCCGAGGCCGGCGCAACGGCGGTGATCCATCCCGGCGGATCAATGCGCGACGACGATGTGATCGCCGCCGCAGACGACGCCGGGCTGGCAATGGTGCTGACCGGCATGCGCCATTTCCGGCACTGATACGCAGCACGCGCAGGAGGATGCGATGAAAACGGCATTCTGGACAGCCTTCTGGGTCTTTCTTCTGGATCAGGCCAGCAAATGGCTGGTGGTCCACTGGATGGACCTGCGCGCCCTGGGCACGATCGAGGTCGCGCCGCCCTTCCTGACCCTGCGCATGGCGTGGAATTACGGCATCAACTTTGGCCTGATGGCCGGGGAGTCGCCCGTGACGCGCTGGGTGCTGATCGCCGTCGCGCTGGTCATTTCGGGCGCGGTGCTGTGGTGGGCGCATCATGAACCGGGCGGCAAGTGGCAGAAAATCGCCGCCGGGCTGCTGGTCGGCGGCGCGCTGGGCAATGTGATCGACCGGGTTCTCTATGGCGCGGTCGCGGATTTCCTGAACATGTCCTGCTGTGGTTTGAACAATCCTTTCGCGTTCAATATCGCCGATATCTCGATCTTTGCCGGCGCGCTGGGCATGGTGATCTTCACTCCGGGCAAAAAGCCCGCGTGACGCCGGGGCGAACATGCGATAGACCATCTTGCAAACATCTATGACAGAAGGGCCTCGACCATGCGCCGCGGCATCATTGCACTGACGATCATGACCCTCGCCGTCGCTG
This window harbors:
- a CDS encoding phosphodiester glycosidase family protein, giving the protein MLALVFPVQLWAAECRNDQFENARYSICEVDMTRGDLRVFLNDPDTGKTLGSFSAVNGMLGKDGLALDFGMNAGMYHSDRRPVGLYIEDGQEAAGIVTQEGPGNFGLLPNGVLCIREGRADVFETLRYVDEAPACRHATQSGPMLVIDGALHPRFLTDSDSLYVRNGVGTTADGTRAVFVISTDPVNFHTFGRFFRDHLGLPQALYFDGNVSRLYAPDLGRSDIGFPIGPIIGSVSAAPQG
- the rbfA gene encoding 30S ribosome-binding factor RbfA codes for the protein MAKNKFSDGAGPTQRQLQVGENVRRTLADVLMRGDIHDADLARMSVTVGEVRMSPDLKIATAYVMPLGGRGQDELVGLLARNKHELRRIVAKKLGLKYAPDLRFRLDSTFDQMDETRRLFAQGEVRRDLED
- the dapB gene encoding 4-hydroxy-tetrahydrodipicolinate reductase — translated: MTTGPGIAVTGASGRMGRMLIQTIRDSGRAHLVGAVERPGHAWIGQDVGTAMGGAPLGVTVTGDALEAFAPAQAIIDFTAPSATLAFAKLAAQARAVHVIGTTGFCDEELESLKPAARHSVQVRAGNMSLGVNLLTLLTQKVAHALDEDFDIEIVEAHHNQKVDAPSGTALMLGDAAATGRGVALDRVADSARDGITGPRERGHIGFSAIRGGDIVGEHDVIFAAAGERIVLRHIATDRAVFARGALKAALWGQGRDPGAYDMLDVLGLGDG
- a CDS encoding SulP family inorganic anion transporter, whose amino-acid sequence is MKPKILTTLANYDRQQFTSDLIAGLTVAMVALPLSLAIAIASGAGPEKGLVTAIVGGLLISLLGGSRVQIGGPTGAFIVVVFGVIQQYGYDGLVLATFMAGIIMLVAGYLRAGNLVAYVPEAVINGFTIGIGVIIATSQLSDLFGLSIAEIPAEFIAKTQALWAARDTLNITALGIGLATMAMIVALRRLAPKFPGLIVAVGVTSAIVAIAMLPVDTIFSRFGALPGALPMPQMPDISLERMIELLPSAFVIAFLASIESLLSAMVADKMIGGQHRPNAEVLAQGCANIGSALFGGLPATGAIARTATNVRAGGKTPVAGIVAALTILLIMLLAAPLAGYLAMPALAGLLILTAWNMSEPHKWRGYMQGRVSDRVLLVLTLVLTVFADLTIAIGVGVSVGLALRLRRRNADMEKDWTPPDR
- a CDS encoding aminotransferase class I/II-fold pyridoxal phosphate-dependent enzyme, whose product is MTQLPDFRLETHFAKWEFSARHHMTASDAEAMSLADLLEMASDADRDAFQTMWLGYTETWGAPALRAEIAHIYAGRAPEDILCFAGASEGIFAANSVLLERGDHAIVVTPNYQSHETLPSMICAATGVPLDPDDNWSLDIDRIKAAIRPNTKLVTINFPHNPTGAILPLDRYCALIDLCRHHGIWILHDEIFHGLGPSGARHLPFVADEYERGLSLGVMSKSYGLPGLRIGWIACQNRDVLSRMERMKHYLSICNSGPSEHLARIALKARDRILARNNAIVDENLPKWDAFFARHPDLFDWSRPDGSCMGYPRYLGAEGVEEFARRLVEEAGVLVLPSTIYRSDLGATPVDRFRIGFGRSGLDEGLAAMEAHVTRNRA
- the thiD gene encoding bifunctional hydroxymethylpyrimidine kinase/phosphomethylpyrimidine kinase, with the protein product MIPNILSIAGSDPSGGAGIQADIKAISANGGYAMAALTALTAQNTRGVQAVQLVYPAMVSAQIVAIREDIRIDAVKIGMLGNAEIIGVVADALAGLDAPIVIDPVMVAKGGDRLLHTDAVAALCERLLPMAALITPNLPEAGDLLDVPEAQNENEMHAHAEALLALGAPAVLLKGGHLAGDSSPDLLLSAQGAHWMTSKRIDSRNTHGTGCTLSSAIAAQLGHGHTLPAAVARAKEYVTQAIAYAHLLSVGAGHGPTHHFHATARGD
- the thiE gene encoding thiamine phosphate synthase, with the protein product MRLGPVYFITDPDAPASVPDQVRAAVAAGVGIVQLRDKHASDAEMVALAREVQQITRATGAALVINDRVQVAIDVGADGLHVGQGDGDIAAIRARIGPDMALGLSIEMQAQLGAIAPNSVDYLGVGPLRATATKPDAAQPLGMDGLARIIAATPLPCVAIGGIKPGDAGAIRQAGAAGIAVVSAISRAPDMQAAARALIHEWSVK
- the thiM gene encoding hydroxyethylthiazole kinase, producing the protein MIDAGHYLAQMRARAPLVQNITNYVAMNVMANIMLAIGASPAMAHAQGEAGEFAGLADALSVNIGTLDPDWVISMEEAARVMAQAGKPWVLDPVAVGATALRRDAGARLLALKPTIIRGNASEIIALAGANAAGKGADTADTVSNATGAAQTLARQTGGVVAVTGAVDYVTDGDAAYRIAGGHALMPRITALGCSLTGGVVAFAVDQPALPATVAALASYAVAGEMAGDAAKGPASFQVAFIDALYALTPADVTKRARITVA
- a CDS encoding DUF1674 domain-containing protein produces the protein MSDRPDLPPSLPPEAIRALAEAEQRRAAADDRALPKELGGRKDGPEAVRYGDWEKKGIAIDF
- a CDS encoding RsmB/NOP family class I SAM-dependent RNA methyltransferase codes for the protein MPPPSPRAAATRLLDQILGEHRQMADLLATGALDRLEAPDRARAQRLATQTLRGMERADRVLGKHLRKPPPLPVMNILRLGTVELCLGGDAHGVVNDCVGLVAGDKRFVRLKGLVNAVLRKVAADGPAEWAILRVPHLPKWLRAPLSEAYGAKAVAGFEAAHFAAAPLDLTPKSDVTELADAVGGIVLPTGSVRVHNAGQVSALPGYDTGDWWVQDAAAAIPARALSATKGEAVLDMCAAPGGKTLQLAATGANVTALDISDARMARVRENLARTGLEASLVTGDALTHHGSYDAILLDAPCSATGTIRRHPDLPHARDGSEIGDLIALQAAMLDRALGLLKPGGRLVYCTCSLLPDEGECQVDDALLRHPGLTVDRDALNMPGIDPDWITEEGGLRLRPDYWGDIGGMDGFYIAVLRP